The Candidatus Rokuibacteriota bacterium genome segment CATGGGCGTGCGCATCGTAAGCAACAAGCTGGGCAATATCCCGTCGCGGCAGACCAATGCCCAGCACGCGCGGACGCCCTGCTCGTCGCACCCGACGACGTTCTTCTACAAGGCCTGACGCGGAGAGGCCCTCATGCTCGCGTACCTGCTGAGGCGGCTCGGCCTGGCCGTGCTGACAGTCTGGGCCGTCTCCGTGCTGTCGTTCGTCGTCATCCAGCTGCCTCCGGGCGACTACATCAGCTCCTACATCGCCCAGATGACGGCCTCGGGCAGCTTCGTCTCCCAGCAGGAGGCGGAGGCCCTCCGCCAGCAGTACGGCCTCGACAAGCCCATCTGGGTCCAGTACATGCGCTGGATGGGGATGGTGATGCAGGGCAACTTCGGCATGGCGCTCGAGTGGCACCGGCCGGTCTCCGAGGTCATCGGCGACCGGCTGTGGCTGACCATGGCCGTCTCCGGCGCGGCCATCCTCCTGACCTGGCTCTTGGCGCTGCCCATCGGCATCTACTCGGCGGTGCGCCAGTACTCGGTGGGTGACTACGTCGCCACTTTTATCGGCTTCATCGGCCTGGCCGTGCCGTCCTTCATGCTGGCGCTCGTCCTGATGTATCTCGGCTTCACGCTCTTCAACATGAATATCGGTGGCCTCTTCTCAGACGAGATGGCGCAGGCGCCATGGAGTTGGGCCAAGGCATGGGACCTCATCAAGCACCTGCCGCTGCCCGCCGCCATCCTGGGCCTGGCGGGGACGGCCCAGCTGATCCGTATCATGCGCGCGAACCTCCTCGACGAGCTCCGCCGGCCCTATGTGGTGACGGCCCGCGCGCGGGGTTTGGGCGAGTGGCGACTCATCCTCAAGTACCCGGTGCGCGTCGCGCTCAACCCCTTCGCGAGCACCATCGGGTATCTCCTGCCCTATGTCGTTTCGGGCAGCATCATCGTCTCGCTCGTGCTGTCCCTCCCGACTGTCGGGCCGCTCCTGCTCCGCGCGCTGATCGCGCAGGACATGTTCCTGGCCGGCACCATCGTGCTGCTGCTCGGAGTCCTCACGGTCATCGGCACCTTGCTGTCGGACATCCTCCTGATGTGGATCGACCCGAGGATTCGGCTGGAGGGCAGGAAATAGCCGAGCGGGACGAGGAGCGGATCTCCGTCGCGACCCAATGGCAGCTCATGTGGTGGCGCTTCCGCCGCCACCGCCTCGCCATGGTGGGCACGGTCGTCGTCTTGCTGTTTTACTCTTCGGTGGTCTTCGCCGACTTCCTCGCGTACGCCGACCCCGGCGCGTCGGAGGCGCAGCGCTCGCTGCTCCCGCCCCAGCGCATCCATCTCTTCCAGGACGGCCGCTTCGCGCCGTTCGTCTATGGACTCACGGGCAAGCGTGACCCGATGACCTTCAAGCGCGTCTATACTCCCGACCCGGACAAGAAGATCCCGGTCCGCTTCTTCGCCCGCGCCTTCGAGTACCGCTTCCTCGGCCTCTTGCCGACCGACCGGCACCTGATCGGCCTCGAGGGGGCGCGGGCCGAGGACGCGCTCTTTGTCCTCGGCACCGACGAGCAGGGGCGCGATCTCTGGTCGCGGCTCATGTACGGTACGCGCACCTCCCTCAGCATCGGTCTCCTGGGCGTCGCCATGAGCCTCGTGCTCGGCGTGGTGCTGGGCGGCATCTCGGGGCTCTGGGGCGGTGTCGTGGACACGGTGATCCAGCGCGTGATCGAGATCCTCCGCTCCATCCCGACCATCCCGCTCTGGATGGGCCTGGCGTCGGCGCTGCCGAATGACTGGACGGTGATGCAGGTCTACTTCGCCATCACGGTCATCATCTCGCTCGTGGGTTGGACCGAGCTGGCGCGGGTGGTGCGGGGGCGCTTCCTCTCGCTCCGCGAGGAGGACTTCGTGATGGCCGCCGAGCTGGCGGGCTGCTCGCGCGCGCGCATCATCGTCAGCCACCTGATCCCGTCTTTTCTCTCCCACATCATCGCAGCGACGACGCTGGCGATTCCCGCCATGATCATCAGCGAGACGTCGCTCTCCTTCCTGGGACTGGGCCTCCGGCCGCCTGCCATCAGCTGGGGGGTGCTGCTCCAGCAGGCTCAGAGCATCCAGGCGCTCGCCATCTCGCCGTGGCTGCTGACGGCCTCCGTGCCGGTCATCATCGTCATCCTGGCGCTCAACTTCATGGGCGACGGCCTCCGCGACGCCGCCGACCCCTACGGCCAGTAGTGCCCTCTGCCGCTCGGCCGATCCTGGAGGTGCGCGACCTGCGCACGTACTTCTTTCCGGAAGAGGGCACCGTCAAGGCCGTGGACGGCGCGGCCTTCGACGTCTACCCGCGAAAGACGCTCGGCATCGTCGGCGAGAGCGGCTGCGGCAAGAGCGTGACGGCGCGGTCCATCCTGAGAATCGTCGAGCGGCCCGGGCGCATCGTCAACGGCTCCATTCTCCTGCGCCGCGAGGGCGACGAGGCCGGCATTGACCTAAGCCGGCTCGATCCCGACGGGCGTGACATCCGGCGGATCCGGGGCGAGGAGATCGCCCTGATCTTCCAGGAGCCCATGACCTCGTTCAGCCCCGTCCACACCGTCGGCAGCCAGATCGTCGAGACCATCCGGCTCCACCAGGACGTCGGCAAGCGCGAGGCGCGCGAGCGCGCGGTGGACATGCTCCGCCGGGTCGGCGTGTCCAGCCCCGAGCGGCGCGTGGACCAGTACGCCTTCGAGCTCTCGGGGGGTCTCAGGCAGCGGGCCATGATCGCGCTCGCGCTGTCCTGCCATCCGCGCATCCTGATCGCCGATGAGCCGACCACCGCGCTTGACGTCACCACGCAGGCCCAGATCCTCGACCTCCTCATGGCGCTCCAGGAGCGCGAGGGGATGGCGATCATTCTCATCACCCACAACCTGGGCGTGATCGCGGAGATGTGCGACGAGGTCGCGGTCATGTACCTCGGCCGCGTCGTGGAGCAGGGGCCCGTGGACGCGATCTTCCACAACCCGAAGCATCCGTACACGCGGGCGCTGCTCCGCTCCATGCCGAGCATCAACGCGCGCGTGCGGTCGCGGTTGCCCGTCATCGAAGGCTCGATCCCGCATCCGTACAATCGCCCATCCGGCTGCGCCTTCCATCCGCGCTGCCCGGACGTCATGCCGGGCCGCTGCGACAAGGAGGAGCCGGCCACCCGTCCCGTTGGAACGGCGCAGGAGGCGGCCTGCCTGCTCTACGGTGAGGGAGCGCGATGAGC includes the following:
- a CDS encoding ABC transporter permease, with the protein product MLAYLLRRLGLAVLTVWAVSVLSFVVIQLPPGDYISSYIAQMTASGSFVSQQEAEALRQQYGLDKPIWVQYMRWMGMVMQGNFGMALEWHRPVSEVIGDRLWLTMAVSGAAILLTWLLALPIGIYSAVRQYSVGDYVATFIGFIGLAVPSFMLALVLMYLGFTLFNMNIGGLFSDEMAQAPWSWAKAWDLIKHLPLPAAILGLAGTAQLIRIMRANLLDELRRPYVVTARARGLGEWRLILKYPVRVALNPFASTIGYLLPYVVSGSIIVSLVLSLPTVGPLLLRALIAQDMFLAGTIVLLLGVLTVIGTLLSDILLMWIDPRIRLEGRK
- a CDS encoding ABC transporter permease, whose translation is MDRPEDSAGGQEIAERDEERISVATQWQLMWWRFRRHRLAMVGTVVVLLFYSSVVFADFLAYADPGASEAQRSLLPPQRIHLFQDGRFAPFVYGLTGKRDPMTFKRVYTPDPDKKIPVRFFARAFEYRFLGLLPTDRHLIGLEGARAEDALFVLGTDEQGRDLWSRLMYGTRTSLSIGLLGVAMSLVLGVVLGGISGLWGGVVDTVIQRVIEILRSIPTIPLWMGLASALPNDWTVMQVYFAITVIISLVGWTELARVVRGRFLSLREEDFVMAAELAGCSRARIIVSHLIPSFLSHIIAATTLAIPAMIISETSLSFLGLGLRPPAISWGVLLQQAQSIQALAISPWLLTASVPVIIVILALNFMGDGLRDAADPYGQ
- a CDS encoding ABC transporter ATP-binding protein, coding for MPSAARPILEVRDLRTYFFPEEGTVKAVDGAAFDVYPRKTLGIVGESGCGKSVTARSILRIVERPGRIVNGSILLRREGDEAGIDLSRLDPDGRDIRRIRGEEIALIFQEPMTSFSPVHTVGSQIVETIRLHQDVGKREARERAVDMLRRVGVSSPERRVDQYAFELSGGLRQRAMIALALSCHPRILIADEPTTALDVTTQAQILDLLMALQEREGMAIILITHNLGVIAEMCDEVAVMYLGRVVEQGPVDAIFHNPKHPYTRALLRSMPSINARVRSRLPVIEGSIPHPYNRPSGCAFHPRCPDVMPGRCDKEEPATRPVGTAQEAACLLYGEGAR